One window of the Vannielia litorea genome contains the following:
- a CDS encoding RluA family pseudouridine synthase: protein MSRVQTLPVSADDAGQRLDRWFRRIFPHVPQGRIEKMCRKGEIRVDGGRVKASTRLEEGQEVRIPPLPEGAAPTPTKRSTVSDADAKMIRDAVIWKDDYIIALNKPPGLPTQGGSGQTRHVDGLAEALTFGTEDKPRLVHRLDKDTSGVLLLARSRKIAADLTAAIRHKETRKIYWAVVAGVPSPYNGEIKFGLVKAPGGKGAGEKMLCVHPREVESTEGAKRAHTLYSALYRVAGRATWVALEPITGRTHQLRAHMAEIGHPIAGDGKYGGSAQENMGDGWGAGMGGIISGKLHLHARSMTFLHPVTKQPVTVTAPLPQHMAETFDTFGWTEDLAADDPFEDYH, encoded by the coding sequence CTGGCCAGCGGCTGGATCGCTGGTTCCGCCGCATCTTCCCGCACGTCCCTCAGGGCCGGATCGAGAAGATGTGCCGCAAGGGCGAGATTCGCGTCGATGGCGGGCGGGTGAAGGCCTCGACCCGGCTGGAAGAAGGGCAGGAGGTGCGCATCCCGCCGCTCCCCGAGGGGGCCGCGCCCACGCCCACCAAGCGCAGCACGGTCTCCGACGCCGATGCCAAGATGATCCGCGATGCGGTCATCTGGAAGGACGATTACATCATCGCCCTCAACAAGCCCCCGGGCCTGCCCACGCAAGGCGGCTCCGGCCAAACGCGCCACGTCGACGGGCTGGCCGAGGCGCTGACCTTCGGCACCGAGGACAAGCCCCGCCTCGTCCATCGGCTCGACAAGGACACCTCCGGCGTCCTGCTGCTCGCCCGCTCCCGCAAGATCGCGGCCGACCTGACTGCAGCCATCCGCCACAAGGAAACCCGCAAGATCTACTGGGCCGTGGTGGCCGGTGTGCCCTCGCCCTACAACGGCGAGATCAAATTTGGCCTCGTCAAAGCGCCGGGTGGCAAGGGGGCAGGGGAGAAGATGCTCTGTGTCCACCCCCGCGAAGTCGAGAGCACCGAGGGCGCCAAACGGGCGCACACGCTCTATTCCGCACTCTACCGCGTGGCGGGCCGCGCCACATGGGTTGCTCTGGAGCCGATCACAGGCCGCACTCACCAGCTCCGCGCCCACATGGCCGAGATCGGCCATCCGATCGCGGGCGACGGCAAATACGGCGGCTCGGCACAGGAGAACATGGGCGACGGATGGGGCGCTGGAATGGGCGGCATCATATCGGGCAAGCTGCATCTGCACGCCCGCTCGATGACCTTCCTGCACCCGGTCACCAAGCAGCCCGTCACCGTGACCGCCCCGCTGCCCCAGCATATGGCCGAGACCTTTGACACCTTCGGTTGGACAGAGGATCTCGCCGCCGACGACCCCTTCGAGGACTACCATTGA
- a CDS encoding HAD-IA family hydrolase yields the protein MSQLRCIIFDVDGTLIDSQNEIVAAMTAGFAATGRTAPPRAQVLSIVGLSLEVGIARLCPEADAGEVATMTAAYKDSFVEIRKTSPAAIFYPGMRELLDELAQTPENLLCVATGKSRRGLDALVKSSGLEGMFISEQVSDHHPSKPHPSMLEAALRETGCEAHQAVMIGDTSYDMDMARNAGITGIGVSWGYHAPAALAEAGAAEVVQDAAALGRAIFRATGG from the coding sequence TTGAGCCAGCTGCGCTGCATCATCTTCGACGTGGATGGCACGCTCATCGACAGCCAGAACGAGATCGTCGCCGCGATGACCGCGGGCTTTGCCGCCACCGGCCGCACGGCCCCGCCGCGCGCGCAGGTGCTCTCCATCGTCGGCCTCTCGCTCGAGGTGGGTATCGCCCGACTCTGCCCCGAGGCCGATGCCGGCGAGGTCGCGACCATGACCGCCGCCTACAAGGACAGCTTCGTCGAGATTCGCAAAACCTCCCCGGCGGCGATCTTTTATCCCGGCATGCGCGAGCTGCTCGATGAGCTGGCCCAAACACCTGAGAACCTGCTCTGCGTTGCCACCGGCAAGTCCCGGCGGGGGCTCGATGCGCTGGTCAAATCCTCCGGCCTCGAGGGAATGTTCATCTCCGAGCAGGTGTCTGACCATCACCCCTCCAAGCCGCACCCCTCGATGCTCGAGGCGGCCCTGCGGGAGACCGGCTGCGAGGCGCATCAGGCCGTGATGATTGGCGACACGAGCTATGACATGGACATGGCCCGCAACGCGGGCATCACCGGGATCGGTGTGAGCTGGGGCTATCATGCGCCCGCCGCGCTGGCAGAGGCCGGGGCCGCAGAGGTGGTGCAGGACGCTGCCGCGTTGGGCCGGGCGATTTTCCGGGCAACAGGAGGCTGA